In Daphnia magna isolate NIES linkage group LG7, ASM2063170v1.1, whole genome shotgun sequence, a single genomic region encodes these proteins:
- the LOC116927002 gene encoding afadin isoform X1, which produces MPAMMEFEDRKWRDREALKHIIGQWNANRLDLFSLSEPNEEFEFHGVMRFYFQDAGQKIATKCIRVSSTGSTQAVIETLIEKFRPDMKMLHMAEYALYEIHPNGAEERCLGVDEKPLLVQLNWHKDDREGRFLLRRADEKSTLPAQQPPEESSFRRKLSKREKRNAKKENKLRKLKSSEHDGGGCNDGENGGKNGTTVAEKLYTELPETSFTRSISNPEAVMRRRRQQKLERKLQLFRSKDGGPDTGGTLKIYGESLCRDVPYKTLLLSVRETAAYVVREMLDKYALTREDPSNYCLVQVTGGSQQTGNNNSGGNNEPPSEYILEDDECPLSILMNHTPGTGPVMFHVRRRPADSNSQAARRRKKKLSGSGSQGGNNQNANSSNTGSISRLGGGELASPDQDPEQRTLPYLVELNPDGSEVRQGNQVRRHFVSPTVTEVGSERPAPPHPSSPIAVPSIQLFGPGIHPRHCVLAHTEGMVTLTPCSPQAETYVNGQRLCETTLLQHGCVIRFGRNAYQFRFIDPASEFRTPAASTALNYERFTGQPGGGANRAVSATPSAGNIITATAAVVAPPPPAGPVMVAGTDPILPAVLELPEDVEDAFLHSLIPNLDTRQIVFRLAPTYSLYLMARYRASTHFRPELNPMERAQRLTLTLSRVGAMMQAIVQERYADPPSLAFWMANASELLHFLKSDRHICAFSLDGQDLLAEAVQIAFRNASVCLTAELLQSMPPMLSPPSMVAEGQPEQPEEEAATAQVLSVLSSTMGLLRRCRVNAALTIQLFSQLFHALNAALFNRLVGLDSPRLPASASHHLLPPAGANLCSRQWGLALSRRLRRLEAWAERQGLELAADCHLARVMQAAHLLQSPKNTAEQLIETASSCFKLNSLQLRALLERYRPSPQDGEPANAIPPQLIQHIVRVAEGTADELQLADGRPLRLDEDSQLAVPFLLPDDGYSCDVMRGIPTGLMEVLGPLQQAGLCRLTPQPTSSGLWTIYMGEGSTPVVASPQQQHHPVRAPSAAGEASQSYPPQQQQQQQQQLQPELQLLQLRKASDSMGLSIVAARGTGQQQLGIYIKSVVKGGSADIDGRLQAGDQLLSVDGYSLVGITQDRAAEILMRTSHTVRLEVAKQAAMFHGLATLLSQPSPTSTVSRSTLSLNKTDPVQQQRRPPLPQQQQQQQQQQQQQPPFQERLVDWDRPPTSHRMNSNSSPSLVAHNEPQQQQQQHQQSMGQGRPLQQMAPQLRNANSRSVPALHNSEPNVGMMNQSQEGIHHFQTEQQQQQFYAQQQQQQQQRAMMNQRAMSAQLLSQPRYPNPPQQATEPTSPTRTTATQQLQQVQATRSRSVQNLSENQQQQQRGSTTTLRARHPSDERQYQNIALYQQQQQLQYSGQGPRPQYAQQLPPPPPPQQQQQQQQQQQQQQQQQQPRGLLSPVSRTSGVVVPASVAHLRHPSMGQQQQSSESPPPPPPPPVSTHPLVAAAAASTGQLQQQQNPWEKEEKERETAMRRQEAARQWMEEQIEELESLGLGNRTQKQEEQLRALKLEMEFRKRAMEAAEEEDDDDGEATGDRRGMLRLVQEDLERARQWRLEKQQQVQQPQVQQPPQQQQQQQQQQQQQQVMAMTNGMNNNNTATVPDQERMRKIEAFQRKQRELEATQAAEERIIREAQRRKEEDVHRHQQMQHQQQQQQQQQQQQQWRPTSGTNVSGPPPSLMSGGQRLAESATVQSSSMDSQHTSSSSSTVTSTTTKRVSFFQETTQSENKINSREDPDAFILEAENMLANTPPKSSASSSGSTNIDQLLLTGISTPGVIGSQEVYRDPRLKRLAEQQQQQKTQLKPGPEKLTFQEKMKMFALESGEQATPKDKSKISKAQREIELKPSLTSEKTSN; this is translated from the exons ATGCCTGCTATGATGGAGTTTGAAGACAGGAAGTGGCGGGATAGAGAGGCTCTGAAACACATCATCGGACAATGGAATGCGAACCGGCTAGACCTCTTTTCCTTGTCGGAACCCAATGAG GAATTTGAGTTTCATGGGGTGATGCGTTTCTACTTTCAAGATGCTGGGCAGAAAATTGCCACAAAGTGCATCAGGGTTTCGTCGACAGGCTCAACCCAGGCTGTCATTGAAACTCTGATTGAAAAATTCCGACCAGACATGAAAATGCTTCACATGGCTGAATACGCACTCTACGAGATCCACCCCAACGGTG CAGAGGAGAGATGCCTTGGTGTCGATGAGAAACCTTTGTTGGTGCAGCTGAATTGGCACAAGGACGACCGCGAGGGCCGTTTCCTATTGAGACGGGCCGATGAGAAATCGACTTTGCCGGCCCAACAACCACCAGAAGAATCCAGCTTTCGGCGCAAATTATCTAAACGAGAGAAACGCAacgccaaaaaggaaaacaaattacGCAAGTTGAAGAGTTCGGAACACGATGGTGGTGGTTGCAACGATGGCGAAAACGGTGGCAAAAATGGAACAACGGTGGCCGAGAAGCTTTACACGGAACTTCCGGAAACGAGTTTCACGCGCTCGATCAGCAATCCGGAAGCTGTGATGCGTCGTCGAAGACAGCAAAAATTGGAACGTAAATTACAGCTTTTCCGGTCAAAAGATGGCGGTCCGGACACTGGCGGAACACTTAAA ATTTATGGAGAGAGTTTGTGTCGTGATGTGCCGTACAAGACGCTGTTGTTGTCTGTTCGCGAAACGGCCGCCTACGTTGTTCGTGAAATGCTGGACAAGTATGCACTCACCAGAGAGGATCCATCCAATTATTGTCTTGTCCAGGTGACGGGTGGATCTCAACAGACTGGCAATAACAACAGTGGGGGCAACAACGAGCCACCTAGCGAGTACATCCTGGAAGACGACGAGTGTCCTTTATCTATTCTCATGAACCACACTCCAGGGACAG GTCCAGTCATGTTTCACGTCCGGAGACGACCAGCTGACAGCAATTCACAAGCTGCACGTCGTCGCAAAAAGAAGCTCAGCGGAAGTGGAAGCCAAGGTGGAAACAACCAGAACGCCAATAGTTCAAACACGGGATCCATCAGTCGTTTGGGAGGTGGTGAACTGGCATCGCCGGATCAAGATCCTGAACAACGCACTTTGCCCTATTTAGTCGAATTGAATCCAGACGGAAGTGAAGTCCGTCAAGGCAATCAAGTAAGACGACATTTCGTTTCGCCTACTGTGACCGAAGTCGGTTCAGAACGACCTGCTCCGCCACATCCGTCGTCACCTATCGCTG TTCCGTCGATTCAACTCTTTGGGCCGGGAATACATCCGCGTCATTGCGTACTCGCCCATACGGAAGGCATGGTGACATTGACGCCTTGCAGCCCCCAAGCGGAAACCTACGTCAACGGCCAGAGACTGTGCGAGACGACTTTATTGCAACATGGATGCGTCATTCGTTTCGGTCGCAACGCCTATCAATTTCGTTTTATCGATCCGGCCAGTGAGTTCCGCACTCCGGCTGCATCGACAGCTCTCAATTACGAACGATTTACGGGACAACCTGGTGGTGGAGCCAATAGAGCAGTTTCAGCAACCCCGTCAGCTGGTAATATTATTACGGCGACGGCCGCTGTCGTCgctcctcctcctcctgctGGACCTGTTATGGTGGCTGGAACTGATCCCATTTTACCCGCCGTCCTCGAATTACCAGAAGATGTGGAAGACGCATTCCTACACTCGTTGATTCCAAATTTGG ATACCAGGCAAATTGTCTTTCGGCTGGCTCCAACCTATTCGCTTTACTTGATGGCCCGCTATCGCGCCTCAACTCACTTCCGCCCGGAATTGAACCCTATGGAAAGGGCCCAACGTTTGACATTGACATTAAGCCGCGTAGGAGCCATGATGCAGGCCATCGTTCAAGAGCGTTACGCCGATCCACCGTCGTTGGCCTTTTGGATGGCCAATGCATCAGAGTTGCTTCATTTTCTCAAATCGGATCGCCACATTTGCGCCTTTTCCTTGGATGGACAAGATTTATTGGCCGAGGCTGTCCAGATTGCCTTCCGCAACGCCAGCGTTTGCCTGACTGCCGAGCTACTGCAGTCGATGCCACCGATGTTGTCACCTCCGTCTATG GTGGCGGAGGGACAGCCGGAGCAACCGGAAGAAGAAGCGGCAACCGCCCAAGTGTTGTCGGTCCTCTCATCGACGATGGGCTTGTTGCGACGTTGCCGAGTCAATGCCGCTCTAACAATTCAACTCTTTTCCCAACTGTTTCACGCCTTGAACGCGGCGTTGTTCAATCGCCTGGTCGGACTTGATTCGCCGCGTTTGCCCGCTTCAGCATCGCACCATCTTCTTCCGCCGGCGGGGGCCAATCTTTGCTCTCGTCAGTGGGGCCTTGCACTCAGCAGACGACTTCGACGTTTGGAAGCTTGGGCCGAACGCCAGGGACTTGAACTGGCCGCCGATTGTCACTTGG CACGAGTGATGCAAGCTGCGCATTTACTTCAGTCGCCTAAAAACACAGCTGAACAGTTGATCGAAACTGCTTCTTCGTGTTTCAAGCTCAATTCTTTGCAGTTGAGAGCCCTGCTGGAACGTTACAGACCATCACCGCAGGATGGCGAACCAGCGAACGCTATTCCGCCGCAACTGATTCAACATATTGTGCGCGTAGCCGAAGGCACAGCCGACGAACTTCAGTTGGCCGATGGTCGTCCTCTTCGATTGGATGAAGATTCTCAATTGGCCGTCCCTTTCCTTTTGCCTGATGACGGATATTCTTGTGACGTTATGCGCGGCATCCCCACTGGATTAATGGAAGTCCTCGGGCCGCTTCAGCAGGCCGGCCTTTGTcgtttaactcctcaaccgacATCGTCGGGATTATGGACCATTTATATGGGTGAAGGATCGACTCCAGTTGTTGCTTCCcctcaacaacaacaccaTCCTGTCCGGGCACCTTCAGCTGCTGGTGAAGCGAGTCAATCGTACCCgccacagcagcagcagcagcagcagcagcagctgcagCCTGAACTGCAATTGTTGCAATTACGCAAGGCCAGTGATTCCATGGGTTTGAGCATCGTGGCTGCCAGAGGCACTGGCCAACAACAACTAGGCATTTACATCAAGTCTGTTGTCAAAG GAGGATCAGCCGATATCGATGGCCGTTTACAGGCTGGTGATCAATTATTGTCTGTCGATGGCTACAGTCTTGTTGGCATTACGCAGGATAGAGCAGCAGAGATTTTGATGAGGACGAGCCATACGGTTCGCCTGGAGGTTGCCAAACAAGCTGCCATGTTCCATGGATTGGCAACGTTACTCAGTCAACCGTCACCGACTTCAACCGTTTCACGTTCCACATTGTCGCTCAATAAAACGGATCCCGTCCAGCAACAACGTCGTCCACCTttaccacaacaacaacaacaacaacagcagcagcagcagcagcagccaccGTTCCAGGAACGACTTGTCGATTGGGATCGTCCTCCCACGTCGCATCGAATGAATTCCAACAGCAGTCCCAGTTTGGTCGCGCACAACGAAcctcagcaacaacaacaacaacatcagcaGTCAATGGGCCAGGGCCGTCCTCTCCAACAGATGGCACCTCAGTTGCGCAACGCCAATTCTCGATCGGTGCCTGCCCTTCACAACAGCGAACCGAATGTTGGGATGATGAATCAATCGCAGGAAGGAATTCATCATTTCCAGACtgagcaacagcagcaacagttTTACGctcagcagcagcaacagcaacaacaaagaGCCATGATGAATCAACGCGCAATGTCGGCTCAGCTGCTGTCTCAACCGCGTTACCCTAATCCTCCGCAACAAGCGACCGAACCGACCAGTCCTACTCGTACGACCGCCACGCAGCAATTACAACAAGTACAGGCAACCCGCTCTCGCTCTGTTCAGAATCTCAgtgaaaatcaacaacaacaacaaagaggATCAACGACAACCTTGAGAGCTCGCCATCCATCGGATGAACGTCAGTACCAGAATATTGCCCtttatcaacaacaacaacaattgcaATATTCCGGCCAAGGTCCCAGGCCCCAGTATGCCCAACAACTTCCTCCACCTCCACCtccacagcagcaacagcaacagcaacagcaacagcaacaacaacaacaacaacaacaaccaagaGGATTATTAAGTCCAGTCAGTCGGACATCAGGAGTTGTCGTTCCGGCATCCGTAGCCCATTTACGTCATCCGTCAATGggtcaacaacagcaaagtaGTGAATCGCCTCCACCGCCTCCGCCGCCTCCCGTCTCCACCCATCCTCTGGTAGCCGCCGCGGCGGCATCCACCGGCCAGCTACAACAGCAGCAGAATCCATGGGAAAAAGAGGAGAAGGAAAGAGAAACGGCCATGCGTCGTCAAGAAGCTGCACGCCAGTGGATGGAAGAGCAAATTGAAGAACTCGAATCGTTGGGCTTAGGCAATCGGACGCAAAAACAAGAAGAGCAATTGCGAGCTCTCAAACTGGAAATGGAATTTAGAAAACGGGCCATGGAAGCAgctgaagaggaagatgaCGATGATGGCGAAGCAACAGGCGATCGACGCGGAATGCTCCGCCTTGTCCAGGAAGATTTGGAACGAGCCAGGCAATGGCGACTGGAGAAACAGCAGCAAGTTCAACAACCGCAAGTTCAACAACCGccgcaacagcaacagcaacagcaacagcaacagcaacagcaacaggtGATGGCGATGACCAACGGGATGAACAACAATAACACGGCAACGGTGCCGGATCAGGAGCGCATGCGTAAGATCGAAGCGTTCCAACGAAAGCAACGCGAATTGGAAGCCACTCAAGCTGCCGAGGAGCGCATCATCCGAGAAGCTCAAAGACGGAAGGAAGAGGACGTGCACCGACATCAACAGATGCAgcatcaacaacagcaacaacaacagcaacaacagcaacaacagtgGAGACCGACATCTGGAACGAACGTTTCAGGTCCACCTCCATCTCTCATGTCTGGTGGTCAAAGATTGGCGGAAAGTGCCACTGTTCAGTCGTCGTCAATGGATTCGCAGCACACCTCTTCCTCGTCCAGCACAGTAACATCGACCACCACCAAAAGAGTCTCTTTCTTCCAGGAAACGACTCAGTCAGAAAACAAGATAAACAGCCGCGAAGATCCTGAT GCGTTTATTCTCGAAGCAGAAAACATGCTGGCCAATACGCCACCAAAGTCGTCTGCTAGTAGTAGTGGCAGTACCAATATTGACCAACTGTTGCTGACTGGCATAAGCACGCCTGGCGTAATAGGGTCTCAGGAAGTGTATCGCGATCCCAGACTGAAGCGGCTGGctgagcaacaacaacaacaaaagactCAGTTGAAACCTGGGCCTGAAAAGTTGACGTTtcaagagaaaatgaaaatgtttgctCTGGAAAGTGGAGAACAAGCAACTCCAAAGGACAAATCTAAAATATCTAAAGCCCA GAGAGAAATTGAGCTGAAACCCAGTCTAACGAGTGAAAAGACCAGCAATTGA